Within the Pseudomonas putida genome, the region GCAACGCATCGGCCACGGCAACGCAGGCCAGCGTCGGGCAGTCCAGGCGCTGGGCGAGATCACTGGCCAAGCGGGCCAGATCGACGCGCAGGCCATTGACCTTGATCAGGCTGCTGGCCCGCCCCAACCATTGGAAGCGCTGTGCGTCCAGCACCCGTACCAGGTCATCGCAACGGTGCGTCGCGGCAGCGCGTGCCTGGCCCGGTTGGCGGGCGATGCGCGGGCTGGCCACGTTCAGCGCACAGGGCTGGCCAGGGGGGCTGAGCAGTGTCACATCGTCCAGCAGCGTCCAGGGCTGCTCTGCGTCACTGTGCGCATCCAGCTCGCGGTAAGCCATGGCCCCGGTTTCGGTGGAACCGAGCAGCTCGATGAAACGTACCTGAGGCCCGGCATGGCGCTGCACCGTGGCCATGGCACCGGCGGGCAGCAGCGAGGCGCTGTGCACCACCAGTACCTGACGCCGGGTGCTCAGCCGGGCCAGCAGCGCCGGCAGCACGCGCCAGGTACTGGCAATGGCCAGAATCACGCACGGCCCGTCGCCCTCGAGCGCTGGCAGGCGCTGCTGCTCCAGCGAACAGGCGTGCAACCGCGCATGCAGAACCCGCGCACCGACCTCGCCAAGGATCATGCCGTAGCTGTGGCAGGCGGGCGCGAACGAGAAAATCTCCCGTGCATCAGGCGCCCAGCGGCCGAGGATCAGGGCCGCTTCGCAGGCCATCTGCGCCTGGCTGCGCAGCCATTGCCGGGGCGTACCCGTTGAGCCGGAGGTGGTGAACAGATGCTCGGCGTTCACTTGGCGGCCTGCAGGGTCAGCTGATCTTCCAGTTTTTGCCCGACGAAGCGTTCCATCTTTTCCAGGGTTTCGAACCAGAAGCGCACATCGTCGCTGAGGTAGTCCACTTCGATGTCGAAGCAGCCTTCGATGGCGGTGATCACTTCAACAGCCATGAGGCTGTCGAAGCGTTCACCAAGAAAGTCACGAAAGCTGTCGCGCTTGTCGATCGCGTCGACGTGCTCGCCAAGCAACTGGCCGAGGGTTTGGCGGATACGCTGTTCAATGCTTAGGTCGTTCACGAGCCGGTCTTTCCTTGTTGGTGGGCAGCGTTGGTCAATTCCGCTCCGGCACTGAAGAACACGTGCTCGGGCAGGATCGGATCGAAGTGCAGGTAAATGAAGGCTTTGGGGTACTGCGTGCGCAGGCAGCCGTGCAGGCCTTCAGCCAGCGCCTGGTGGGCGTGACGATCGCGGGCCTGCGACAAGGTGATGCGCACATGGAACTGCGCCGGTGCGCCGTCGCGGTCGGCAACCGGCATCGGCATGCCGGCACTGAACACACTGGCCTCAGGTAATGGGTTGAAGAACACCATGCAATGCGCAGTGTCAGCGCCCAGTTGCTTGAGCTGGCGGGTAAAGGCCAGTGCCAGGCGCTTGCGCTCCAAGGGTTGCAGCGGTGCACAGCTAACAGTGAGGGTGGGCATGGCGGCTCCTTACGACAACTGCAAGCTGGGCAGCTGTTGGCGCAGGCCTTGGGCAAAGGCGTCGAGCAGGCGGCCCAGGCAAATGGACAGCGCGTCCACCCCTTGCAGGAACAAGGGCGACCAGGCGTGGCCGGCGTCGCCGTGCACCTTGTCGAGGAAAAAGCGCAGGTGGGCAAGGTCCACCGGCAGGCCCAGTTCGGCAGCCAGTGCCACCGCCTGGTAGGTACTGAGCAGGTCAGGTATGCGCTGCCCCTGGTTGGCGAAGCCCCCCTGGCGCACTTTGTGCGCAGCCAGTAACGCGGCGGCAGCCTCAGTGACGTCGTTGCCGGTGTGGGCCAGGCAGGCCAGGGCCTGCAAACCGGCGCGCAGTGACACTTCGCCCCGGGGGAACGATGCGTAGCCATGGGCTTGCCGGCAGCTGCCGACGAAGCGTTCGATGGCCGCGAGGTCCACGCCGTTGTCATCGCCCAACTGCCGCACGATCGACACGGCCGATGCGGTGGACACCATGTCCGAGCCGCGCCCCTCCCAGAACCCGAAGCCGCCGTCAGGGTTCTGCAGCGAGGCCAGCCAGCGGCCGATCGCCTGGCGAGGCCCGGGCTGGCCACTGAAGGCGCCCGCTGCAAGGCCCCAGTTGGTGCACCGCACCTCGGCACCACGGCCTGGCATGTACATGATCCCGGCTTCGTTGGGCATCTGGCAGCCTTCGATCCAGCGCAGGGCTGCATCGCGCTGCTGCGGGGCCAGGCGATCGCCCAGCACAGCCGCCGCAGTGGTCAGCACGTCGGCGGCGGTGTCGGCGCGGCGATACGAATAACCGCCTTGGGGCATGCACAACGTGGCGATGAATGCAGCCACGTCATCGGCCAGGTGCGCCACCGGCTCGCCCAGTGCCTTGAGTGAACCCACTGCGCAGAATGCCGCCCAGACGTCCTCACCGTCATAACCGGCCCAGCGTACGAACGCACCGGTCGGGCCGCGCAAGGCATCGATCCACTCGGCGCAGCGCTGACGGCCCAGCGGTTGCGCCTGCAATGCAGCAAGGCTGGCGGTGGCGCGATACGTCGCCCACAGGCACGGCACAGCCGCCGCTTCGCTGAAGCGAAAGCCGCCACAATCCAGCTGCTGCGCCTGCAGCCAGCCGATCAAACGTGGCAGGTCCCATTGCGGCGCCGGCAAGCCTTGGCGCGCCAACGCTCGCGCAGCCATCACGCCGTAGAAACAGGCACGGGTGTCGGCGAGGTTGCGTCGGGCGAAATCCGCCGACCAGCTCAGGCCACCATTGGCACACTGCAACCCTTCGAGCCATTCATACAGGGGCGCGGGGTCCGCTACCTGGCCCTGGCACACTTCGATCAGGGTGCGCAGCGCGTAGTGGCTGGCCCACACGTCCGCCGTCTGGCCCGGGCACATGGCATAGGCGTTTCCGTCGAACAGGGTAGTGATCCAGGCCGCTGTCTCGTCGCTCTTTTCAACCGCAACGCCCAGGTCGTGCAAGGTTTCGGTGCAGTAAAACGTGGCCCAGGCATCGGACGGCATCCCCTTGCTCCAGGCAAAGCCGCCATCGCGGTTACGCCGAGACAGAATGTAGGCCTGCAATACCGGTGCATCGGCTTGCTCAAGGCGCTCGACCCAGGCCAGGCTGCGTATGGCCGCATAGGTGCACCACAAATCCGCCTGGCCGTTGCCCAGGCCCTGCCCCGCAGGGAAGCGTGGCGGCGTCATTGCTGGCCACCGACGAAGCGCAGGTTGGTTTTCTTCCAGCTCTTTTGCGACCCGCCACTCTTGTTCAGCGCCGACAGGTTGTTGACGAACAGTACACGGCTCCAGCGCAGCCCCATGTGCTGCTCGGAGCGCTCCAGCAAATGCGCTTGCAGGCGCGCTTCCTGGCTGGTGTCCCAGACCACGTCACGCTCGAGAATCAGCGCGGCGCTGTCAGCCTGGCGGTCCACTTCGATGACATACCCGGTGGCATCGCAACTGCCGTAGACCACCTCCTCGACCGCGCGGATTTCAAGGCCTACCCCCGCCACCCGGACGCTGTCGCTGTCACGCCCGTTGACCTGCAGTGTCGGGCTGATCCGGCCTGGCGCCCAAGGCGAGGTGATGGTCACGCTGTCACCGGTGTCCAGACGCAACAGCGGCCGTGCATAGAGGTTCAGCGGCGTAACTACGAGGCGGCCCGTGAGACCCTCGGCCGGGGTCACCAGGTTGCCGTCGGGCAACAGCAGTTCGAAATGATTGCTCGCCGTGGCCAGGCGCATCTGCAGGTCTTCGCCCACTGCGGCCAGGGTGCCTGTTTCGGTACTGCCGTAGCTGGCATCGAACACATCGCATTGCCACCAACGCGCCAGGCGTTCACGGAACGGCTGGGTGTTGACCTCGCCAAGCAACATGATCGAGCGCACCGACCCGGCGAAGCTGTGCAGCATTTCGCGCTGTTTCAGGTAGCGGGTCAGTTGCACCAACACACCCGGCGCGATGAACAGCACCGTAGGCCGATAGGTGTCGAAGGTCTTGCACACACGTTCCCAGTCGGTAATCCCGGTGGTGAAGGGATAGAGGCGCACGTGGGAAACGTCCAGGTACTCGCAGACATTGGCGATCAGGTCACCTACCGGCACGATGTCCGATGGCATCAGGTTGGCCACCCGAGCACCCGGGCGCAGCACTGTCCGCCAATGGCTGGCGACGCTGACGGCGTTCCAGATGATGTCTTCTTTCACACGCGGGGTTGGTGTCGGCTCGCCAGTGGTGCCGGTGGTCGCGTAATACTTGGCCGCCTCACCGAGTTCTACGGTGCAGAACTTGAGCGGTTGGTCTTTGAGCAATGCCTTGGCAGTCACGGGCAACTGCTGGAAGGCCGTTGCACTGTAAGGACCTATGTTTGCGTAATGGGCGCTGTGTTGTGCTCGCGTCCAAACTGCTTGCAACTTGCGTTCATAAAATGCGGCGTCGGGCACCTGCCCCGCTTGCAGCTGAAGCTCGCGTTCCGCGGCCTGCAGCACGCCGTAATCCTGGTCCCTATGAACTAACATCGACTCGCCCTCTCGAATGAACAGCGCAGAGAATTGGCGAGCGTCCGGCTCAAGTAAAATACTTATTTGAAACCGTCGGTGATAGGTGCGGGGTATTATTCAGCAACTTCAGCAGGTAAAACCTGATCATTAAGTGCGCTTTTTCTGAACGCATTTCCCTCATCGCGCCGTGGATCCGGCGGGATATCAGATAAAGATGTTTTTGGTATTTCCCAAAGGGTGTCCGGCTGCAGCACTATCGCCACGCAGCCAGGCAGGCTGTCGAGCAGGTGAGGTATTTAGGGCATGCCACGGGCTTTATCAGCATCTTTGCGATCGTGCGCCGCCCACGCGGCGCATCGCCATATTTGCCGCAGAGGCTTCAACGCCCTTGGGCGCACCGCCATACCCGCGCGATATCGTTTGCCCGGGCCTGCAACAAGTGCGCGGCGTCGGCGCACGCCTGCTCCAGGGTCATCGGCCCGCTGGCCAGGGCAAAGGCCGCATCGATGCCATGCGCATACAACTGCTGATAGCCGTCGCCCAACGTGCCCGCCAGCACCACCACGGGCACCCCGTGGCGCTTAGCGACCCGGGCCACGCCCATCGGGGTCTTGCCCCGCAGGGTCTGGGCATCGAAGCGGCCCTCACCTGTGATCACAAGGTCGGCGCCTTGTACCAGCGCATCGAGGCCGGCCAGCTCCGCGACCACTTCCACGCCAGGGCGGAACTGCGCCTGCATGAAGGCCTTGGCAGCGAAGCCCATGCCGCCGGCCGCGCCACACCCTGGCAGTGCTCTCACGTCTTGGCCCAGCAGCTGCGCACAATGGTCGGCAAAGTGGCTCAGCGCTTTGTCCAGGGCCTGGACCTGCTCGGGGCTGGCGCCCTTTTGTGGCCCGAAGATCGCCGAAGCACCATTGGGCCCGCACAGGGGGTTGTCGACGTCGGCCGCCACGTCGACCTGAACCTGCGCCAGGCGTGGGTCAAAGCCACTGGCATCGATGCGTGCCAGCCCGGCCAGGGCCAGGCCGCCGTCTGCCAGTGGCTGGCCGTCGGCGTCCAGCAAGCGCAGGCCCAAGGCCCGCAGCATGCCGCTGCCGCCATCGTTGGTCGCACTGCCACCAATCGCCAGGACGATGCGCTGTGCCCCTGCGCTGAGTGCGGCGTCGATCAGCTCGCCGGTACCCCAGGTGCAGCTGCGGCAGGCATCGCGCTGCGCACTCGGCAGCAGCTGGATACCACTGGCCTGGGCCATCTCGATGATTGCCGTGCGGCTGTCGGCCAGCCAGCCCCAGGTGGCCTGCACGCGCTGGCCCAGTGGCCCGCGAACGGTTTGCCGGCGCAGATCGCCGTGGCTGGCAGCGACAATCGCCTGCATGGTGCCTTCGCCACCATCGGCCATGGGGCACTCGAGCAACTCGGCGGTCGGCAGCGCTTCGGCCAAGCCGGCGGCAATGGCACGGGCGACACCGGCAGCATCGAGGCTGTCCTTGAACGAGTCGGGGGCGATGACGATTTTCATGGTGATTCTCCTGTCCAGATAGCCGCATGCTGACAGTTGTCTGGCGTGCGGGCCTCGGTCGGATGCACAAATGGCCGGTAGCTTGTTTGGGCAAATGCCTTTCTGCCCCGCTCAAGCCGCTGGCAACAGCTGCAACCCCAGGTACAGGCTCAACATGCCTTCCAGACGCAGCGGGTCGACCTCGCCCAGCTCGGCAATGCGTTCCAGGCGGTAGCGCAGGCTGTTGCGGTGGATGCCAAGGGCATCGGCGCAGGCTTGGCTCTGGCCATCATGCGCACACCACGCGCGCAAGGTGGCGAGCAATTGCCCGCTGGCATCCTTGGCGCCAATGCGGCGCAGCGGCTCAAGCAGCTCATCCAGCGCATCTTCATTGCGATGGCGCCACAGCAAAGCCGGCAGACGGTAACGCGCAAGGCTCAACAGGCGCTCGCCCGGCAACACTTCGCGGCCATAGGCGAGCAGGTCACGGACCCGCCGGTAACCGCGGCGCAACTGCTCAAGGCTCTGCGCCGGGCTGCCCAGCGCCAGGCGCTCGATCTGCCAGCCGCTGCGCTGCACGCGCTCGAACAGGCGCTGATCGTCCAGCACGACACCGGCCGGGCGGCACCATAGCAAGGAATCGCGCGCCGGGCTCACGCACCAACTGTCCGGGTAACGGTTCATCAACCAGGCGGCCAAGGCCTCGGCCGCCGGGCCGGCGCTCAGTTCGAACAAGCACGGCACCCGTGGCAATTGCGGTTTCAGGCCCAATTGCTGCGCTTCGTCCAGCAGCCGCGGCGAGTCGCCGGTGCCACCGAGTAGCAACGCCAGCAGGTCGTCACACCGCTGGCGCCGCCATTGCTGTTCAACCTGCAAGTGGCGCTGAGCCAAGAGCATTTCGGCGGTCATGCGCACCAGTTCGCCGTAGGTGCGCAGCTGCTGCGGCTCACCCGTCAGCCCCAGCACCCCGATCAGCCGCCCATCGAGCATCAGCGGCAGGTTCACCCCCGGTTGAACACCTTTGAGGCACTTGGCGGCCTCTGCATCGAGCTCAACGATCCGGCCGTTGGCCAGTACCAGTTGCGCGCCCTCGTGGCGGGTATTGATGCGCTCCGGTTCGCCACTGCCCAGGATCAGCCCCTGGCTGTCCATGACATTGACATTGCACGGCAGAATGGCCATTGCCCGATCGACAATATCCTGCGCCAGGTCATGGTCCAGTTCGAACATTCGATGATCCTTGAGGGTGTTAGGCTTTGTTCGCGAGCACAGCGTCTTGCCCAGATGGCTGTGCAAAAGCACAAAGACAGCTGCGTCGCACTGCCCGAGACTCATCAGGGCGAGCGCCGGCACAGGCGACGCGGCGACAACCATAACAATAGAGAACCCGATCATGGCACACAGCCCTGCCCCTGACCAAGGCACAGACATCACCCGCAACGCGCTTTAC harbors:
- a CDS encoding AMP-binding protein produces the protein MTAKALLKDQPLKFCTVELGEAAKYYATTGTTGEPTPTPRVKEDIIWNAVSVASHWRTVLRPGARVANLMPSDIVPVGDLIANVCEYLDVSHVRLYPFTTGITDWERVCKTFDTYRPTVLFIAPGVLVQLTRYLKQREMLHSFAGSVRSIMLLGEVNTQPFRERLARWWQCDVFDASYGSTETGTLAAVGEDLQMRLATASNHFELLLPDGNLVTPAEGLTGRLVVTPLNLYARPLLRLDTGDSVTITSPWAPGRISPTLQVNGRDSDSVRVAGVGLEIRAVEEVVYGSCDATGYVIEVDRQADSAALILERDVVWDTSQEARLQAHLLERSEQHMGLRWSRVLFVNNLSALNKSGGSQKSWKKTNLRFVGGQQ
- a CDS encoding acyl carrier protein — its product is MNDLSIEQRIRQTLGQLLGEHVDAIDKRDSFRDFLGERFDSLMAVEVITAIEGCFDIEVDYLSDDVRFWFETLEKMERFVGQKLEDQLTLQAAK
- a CDS encoding prenyltransferase/squalene oxidase repeat-containing protein, which produces MTPPRFPAGQGLGNGQADLWCTYAAIRSLAWVERLEQADAPVLQAYILSRRNRDGGFAWSKGMPSDAWATFYCTETLHDLGVAVEKSDETAAWITTLFDGNAYAMCPGQTADVWASHYALRTLIEVCQGQVADPAPLYEWLEGLQCANGGLSWSADFARRNLADTRACFYGVMAARALARQGLPAPQWDLPRLIGWLQAQQLDCGGFRFSEAAAVPCLWATYRATASLAALQAQPLGRQRCAEWIDALRGPTGAFVRWAGYDGEDVWAAFCAVGSLKALGEPVAHLADDVAAFIATLCMPQGGYSYRRADTAADVLTTAAAVLGDRLAPQQRDAALRWIEGCQMPNEAGIMYMPGRGAEVRCTNWGLAAGAFSGQPGPRQAIGRWLASLQNPDGGFGFWEGRGSDMVSTASAVSIVRQLGDDNGVDLAAIERFVGSCRQAHGYASFPRGEVSLRAGLQALACLAHTGNDVTEAAAALLAAHKVRQGGFANQGQRIPDLLSTYQAVALAAELGLPVDLAHLRFFLDKVHGDAGHAWSPLFLQGVDALSICLGRLLDAFAQGLRQQLPSLQLS
- a CDS encoding glycerate kinase, which codes for MKIVIAPDSFKDSLDAAGVARAIAAGLAEALPTAELLECPMADGGEGTMQAIVAASHGDLRRQTVRGPLGQRVQATWGWLADSRTAIIEMAQASGIQLLPSAQRDACRSCTWGTGELIDAALSAGAQRIVLAIGGSATNDGGSGMLRALGLRLLDADGQPLADGGLALAGLARIDASGFDPRLAQVQVDVAADVDNPLCGPNGASAIFGPQKGASPEQVQALDKALSHFADHCAQLLGQDVRALPGCGAAGGMGFAAKAFMQAQFRPGVEVVAELAGLDALVQGADLVITGEGRFDAQTLRGKTPMGVARVAKRHGVPVVVLAGTLGDGYQQLYAHGIDAAFALASGPMTLEQACADAAHLLQARANDIARVWRCAQGR
- a CDS encoding AMP-binding protein — encoded protein: MNAEHLFTTSGSTGTPRQWLRSQAQMACEAALILGRWAPDAREIFSFAPACHSYGMILGEVGARVLHARLHACSLEQQRLPALEGDGPCVILAIASTWRVLPALLARLSTRRQVLVVHSASLLPAGAMATVQRHAGPQVRFIELLGSTETGAMAYRELDAHSDAEQPWTLLDDVTLLSPPGQPCALNVASPRIARQPGQARAAATHRCDDLVRVLDAQRFQWLGRASSLIKVNGLRVDLARLASDLAQRLDCPTLACVAVADALRGEAFEVLYSGETLTEHAVREALRQLPPGHPWPVAVRRVTDLPLSATGKPLPWAASTSVKECTHEPR
- a CDS encoding sugar diacid recognition domain-containing protein — encoded protein: MFELDHDLAQDIVDRAMAILPCNVNVMDSQGLILGSGEPERINTRHEGAQLVLANGRIVELDAEAAKCLKGVQPGVNLPLMLDGRLIGVLGLTGEPQQLRTYGELVRMTAEMLLAQRHLQVEQQWRRQRCDDLLALLLGGTGDSPRLLDEAQQLGLKPQLPRVPCLFELSAGPAAEALAAWLMNRYPDSWCVSPARDSLLWCRPAGVVLDDQRLFERVQRSGWQIERLALGSPAQSLEQLRRGYRRVRDLLAYGREVLPGERLLSLARYRLPALLWRHRNEDALDELLEPLRRIGAKDASGQLLATLRAWCAHDGQSQACADALGIHRNSLRYRLERIAELGEVDPLRLEGMLSLYLGLQLLPAA